One stretch of Enterobacter sp. RHBSTW-00994 DNA includes these proteins:
- the csgG gene encoding curli production assembly/transport protein CsgG yields MQRFLILVAVCLLSGCLTAPPKEAAKPTLMPRAQSYRDLTHLPMPTGKIFVSVYNIQDETGQFKPYPASNFSTAVPQSATAMLVTALKDSRWFIPLERQGLQNLLNERKIIRAAQENGTVAMNNRVPLQSLAAANVMIEGSIIGYESNVKSGGVGARYFGIGADTQYQLDQIAVNLRVVNVSTGEVLSSVNTSKTILSYEVQAGVFRFIDYQRLLEGEIGYTSNEPVMLCLMSAIETGVIFLINDGIDRGLWDLQNKAEVKNPVLVKYRDMSVPPES; encoded by the coding sequence ATGCAGCGCTTCCTGATATTAGTTGCAGTGTGCTTATTGAGCGGTTGTTTAACTGCTCCCCCAAAAGAAGCTGCAAAACCTACATTAATGCCTCGGGCCCAAAGTTATCGTGATTTAACACATCTGCCGATGCCTACCGGTAAGATATTCGTCTCGGTTTACAACATTCAGGATGAAACGGGTCAGTTTAAACCGTATCCGGCGAGTAACTTCTCGACCGCTGTACCTCAAAGCGCCACGGCCATGCTGGTCACTGCACTCAAGGACTCTCGCTGGTTTATTCCTCTTGAACGCCAGGGACTGCAAAACCTGCTGAACGAACGTAAAATCATTCGTGCCGCTCAGGAGAATGGCACTGTCGCGATGAATAACCGCGTGCCTTTACAGTCACTGGCTGCGGCTAACGTGATGATTGAAGGATCGATTATCGGCTATGAGAGTAACGTCAAATCAGGTGGTGTCGGTGCGCGTTACTTTGGTATTGGTGCAGATACACAATACCAGCTTGATCAAATAGCCGTTAACCTGCGTGTGGTTAACGTCAGTACGGGTGAAGTCTTGTCATCCGTCAATACCAGTAAAACAATCCTCTCTTACGAGGTGCAGGCTGGGGTATTCCGCTTTATTGACTACCAGCGTTTACTGGAAGGTGAAATTGGCTACACCTCTAACGAGCCGGTCATGCTCTGCCTGATGTCTGCCATTGAAACTGGCGTTATCTTCCTGATTAACGACGGCATCGATCGTGGGTTGTGGGATCTGCAGAACAAGGCCGAAGTGAAAAACCCGGTTCTGGTGAAATACCGCGATATGTCGGTTCCTCCGGAATCCTGA
- the csgA gene encoding curli major subunit CsgA: protein MKFIKVAALAAIVVSGSAMAGLIDQSSSLGWGHGGNNSGPNSTLSIYQYGGGNSAVALQSDARNSSLTIKQSGGGNGADVGQGSDDSSISLTQHGFGNSATLDQWNGKNSTMTVSQYGGGNGAAVDQTASNSTVTVHQVGFGNHATAHQY, encoded by the coding sequence ATGAAATTTATCAAAGTGGCAGCACTTGCAGCAATCGTAGTTTCTGGTAGTGCTATGGCTGGTCTTATTGACCAGAGCAGTTCACTGGGCTGGGGTCACGGTGGTAATAATAGCGGCCCGAACTCAACTCTGAGCATTTACCAATACGGTGGTGGTAACTCAGCTGTCGCCTTGCAGTCAGATGCTCGAAATTCAAGCCTGACTATTAAACAGAGTGGTGGCGGTAACGGTGCTGATGTCGGACAGGGTTCTGATGACAGTAGCATTAGCCTGACTCAGCATGGTTTTGGCAACAGCGCAACACTTGACCAGTGGAATGGCAAAAACTCTACTATGACAGTTAGCCAGTACGGTGGTGGTAACGGTGCTGCGGTTGACCAGACTGCTTCCAACTCAACTGTGACTGTTCACCAGGTTGGTTTTGGCAACCACGCGACAGCTCATCAGTATTAA
- a CDS encoding isochorismatase family protein yields MSTPANFNGMRPVIDANDAVMLLIDHQSGLFQTVGDMPMPELRARAAALAKMATLAGIPVITTASVPQGPNGPLIPEIHANAPHAQYVARKGEINAWDNPEFVAAVKATGRNTLIIAGTITSVCMAFPSISAVADGYKVFAVIDASGTYSKMAQEITLARVVQAGVVPMDTAAVASEIQRTWNREDAAEWADVYTHIFPAYQLLIESYAKAQEVVKNSEVLDSQR; encoded by the coding sequence ATGTCTACACCTGCGAATTTTAACGGAATGCGTCCGGTCATTGACGCGAACGACGCGGTCATGTTGTTGATCGATCATCAAAGCGGACTGTTCCAGACCGTCGGGGATATGCCAATGCCGGAGCTACGCGCCCGTGCGGCGGCACTGGCTAAAATGGCGACCCTTGCCGGGATCCCGGTAATTACTACCGCATCCGTTCCACAGGGTCCAAACGGTCCTTTAATCCCGGAGATCCACGCCAACGCCCCGCATGCACAATATGTGGCACGGAAAGGCGAGATCAACGCATGGGATAACCCGGAATTTGTCGCGGCCGTAAAAGCCACCGGACGCAACACGTTGATCATTGCCGGGACAATCACCAGCGTTTGCATGGCGTTTCCGTCAATCAGCGCGGTTGCTGACGGGTATAAGGTGTTTGCGGTTATTGATGCATCCGGAACGTACAGCAAGATGGCGCAGGAGATCACGCTGGCACGGGTTGTTCAGGCGGGTGTGGTTCCAATGGATACCGCGGCGGTTGCCTCCGAGATCCAGCGGACATGGAACCGTGAAGATGCGGCAGAATGGGCCGATGTCTACACCCACATTTTCCCGGCATACCAGTTGCTGATCGAAAGTTATGCTAAAGCGCAAGAGGTCGTTAAGAATAGCGAAGTGCTCGATTCACAGCGGTAA
- the csgD gene encoding biofilm master transcriptional regulator CsgD, producing MYNEVHSLHGHTLLLITKPSLQATALLQHLKQSLSLNGKLHNIQRSFDDIAPGSIILLDMMEADKKLIHYWQDNLSRKNNNIRVLLLNTPDEYPYRDIESWPHINGVFYVTEEETRVVEGLQGILRGECYFSQKLASYLITHSGNYRYNSSESALLTHREKEILNKLRIGASNIEIARSLFISENTVKTHLYNLFKKIAVKNRTQAVSWANDNLRR from the coding sequence ATGTATAATGAAGTCCATAGTTTACATGGTCATACATTACTGTTGATCACAAAGCCATCTTTACAGGCGACAGCTTTATTACAACATTTAAAGCAATCATTATCATTGAACGGGAAATTGCATAATATTCAACGTTCTTTTGATGACATTGCACCTGGCAGCATAATTCTTCTCGATATGATGGAAGCTGATAAAAAGCTTATCCATTACTGGCAAGATAACTTAAGCAGGAAAAACAATAATATCCGCGTGCTATTATTGAATACTCCTGATGAATATCCTTATAGAGACATTGAGAGCTGGCCGCATATCAATGGCGTCTTCTACGTCACTGAAGAAGAGACACGGGTCGTAGAAGGATTGCAAGGCATATTACGTGGAGAGTGTTACTTTTCACAAAAACTTGCCAGCTACCTCATCACGCACTCCGGAAATTATCGCTACAACAGTTCAGAGTCTGCGTTGCTGACACACCGTGAAAAAGAGATCCTGAACAAGTTGCGCATCGGTGCTTCAAATATTGAAATCGCCCGTTCGTTATTTATCAGCGAAAATACGGTTAAGACGCACCTTTATAATCTTTTCAAGAAGATAGCTGTTAAAAACCGAACTCAGGCGGTTTCATGGGCAAACGATAACCTCAGGCGTTAA
- the csgF gene encoding curli production assembly/transport protein CsgF — protein sequence MRIAHAVISLMLITPLSWGGNMTFQFRNPNFGGNPNNGAFMLNEAQAQNSYKDPSSNSDFGIETPSALDNFTQAIQSQILGGLLTNINTGKPGRMVTNDFIVDIANKDGQLQLNVTDRKTGKTSTIQVSGLQNDSTNF from the coding sequence ATGCGTATTGCACATGCAGTTATTTCGTTAATGCTGATCACACCATTAAGCTGGGGCGGAAATATGACGTTCCAGTTCCGTAACCCTAACTTTGGCGGTAACCCAAATAACGGGGCTTTCATGCTGAACGAAGCCCAGGCACAAAACTCCTATAAAGATCCAAGTTCTAACAGCGACTTTGGTATTGAAACGCCCTCGGCGCTGGATAACTTTACCCAGGCTATTCAATCGCAGATTCTCGGCGGGTTGTTGACCAACATTAATACGGGCAAACCCGGACGTATGGTGACTAACGACTTTATCGTGGATATTGCGAACAAGGATGGGCAGCTTCAGTTGAACGTTACAGACCGCAAAACCGGGAAGACATCCACCATCCAGGTGTCCGGTCTGCAAAACGATTCCACCAATTTCTAG
- a CDS encoding phosphatase produces the protein MYPVDLHMHTVASTHAYSTLHDYIAQAKLKGIKLFAITDHGPDMADAPHYWHFVNMRIWPRLVDGVGILRGIEANIKNTDGEIDCTGPMLTSLDLIIAGFHEPVFAPQDKETNTKAMIATIASGTVHIISHPGNPKYPIDIQAVAQAAAKHDVALEINNSSFVHSRKGSEANCREVAAAVRDAGGLVALGSDSHTAFTLGDFSECLKVLNDVGFPEARILNVTPRRMLDFLESRGMAPITEFAEL, from the coding sequence ATGTATCCCGTTGACCTGCATATGCACACCGTCGCCAGTACCCACGCGTATAGCACCCTTCATGATTACATCGCGCAAGCAAAGCTCAAAGGCATCAAGCTGTTTGCAATCACCGATCACGGTCCTGATATGGCAGATGCGCCGCACTACTGGCACTTTGTGAATATGCGTATCTGGCCACGTCTTGTCGATGGGGTTGGGATACTGCGTGGCATCGAAGCCAATATTAAAAATACGGACGGCGAAATCGACTGCACTGGCCCGATGCTGACCTCGCTTGACCTGATTATTGCAGGATTTCATGAACCTGTTTTTGCACCGCAGGATAAAGAGACCAACACGAAGGCGATGATTGCCACTATTGCCAGCGGAACTGTGCACATTATTAGTCATCCGGGAAATCCAAAATATCCCATCGATATTCAGGCGGTTGCGCAGGCTGCAGCAAAACATGATGTTGCGCTGGAGATCAATAACTCCTCGTTTGTTCATTCGCGTAAAGGCAGTGAAGCAAACTGTCGTGAAGTGGCTGCTGCGGTGCGTGATGCCGGGGGGCTGGTGGCGCTCGGTTCGGATTCTCATACAGCGTTCACATTGGGCGATTTTAGTGAATGCCTGAAAGTGCTCAATGACGTTGGGTTCCCGGAAGCGCGTATCCTCAACGTTACTCCGCGTCGCATGCTGGATTTCCTGGAGTCTCGCGGCATGGCTCCGATTACTGAATTTGCTGAACTTTAA
- the csgE gene encoding curli production assembly/transport protein CsgE, translating into MKRKLSWIVAAGFLLAAGNLHAVEVEIPGLLTDHTVSSTGHNFYRAFSDKWDSTYPGNLTINERPSARWGSWITITANQDVIYQTFLFPTKIDFDKNVALALAQTEEAINRLQIDKALLSTGDLAKDEF; encoded by the coding sequence ATGAAACGCAAGTTGAGTTGGATTGTCGCAGCGGGCTTTCTGCTCGCAGCCGGGAACCTACACGCAGTTGAAGTGGAAATTCCCGGATTGTTAACGGACCACACTGTCTCATCTACCGGCCACAATTTTTATCGGGCATTCAGCGATAAATGGGACAGCACTTACCCTGGTAACTTAACAATCAACGAACGGCCCAGTGCACGTTGGGGAAGCTGGATAACAATAACAGCCAATCAGGATGTTATTTACCAGACTTTTTTATTCCCTACGAAAATAGACTTCGATAAAAACGTAGCCTTAGCCCTGGCACAAACCGAAGAAGCTATTAATCGCCTGCAAATAGACAAAGCGCTATTAAGCACTGGCGATTTAGCAAAAGACGAGTTCTAG
- the csgB gene encoding curli minor subunit CsgB: protein MKNTSLCMMFTLLGAPGFVIAASSDLANAEYNFAINELSRSSLNQAAIIGQQGVNNNAMVRQDGSKLLSVVSQDGVGNRAKVDQSGTYNFAYIAQSGSSNDASISQGAYGNTAMIIQKGSGNRASITQYGTQKTAVVVQKQSQMAIRVIQR from the coding sequence ATGAAGAACACATCGTTATGCATGATGTTTACATTACTGGGTGCGCCTGGCTTTGTAATTGCGGCAAGTTCGGATTTGGCAAATGCTGAATACAACTTCGCGATTAATGAATTAAGTCGATCTTCATTAAATCAGGCAGCCATTATTGGTCAGCAGGGCGTGAATAATAACGCCATGGTTCGTCAGGACGGTTCTAAATTATTGTCCGTTGTCTCCCAGGATGGGGTAGGCAATAGAGCGAAAGTTGATCAATCAGGGACTTATAACTTTGCATATATCGCTCAGAGTGGAAGTTCGAATGATGCGAGTATTTCGCAAGGTGCATATGGTAATACTGCGATGATTATTCAAAAAGGGTCGGGTAACAGAGCAAGTATTACGCAGTACGGTACGCAGAAAACCGCAGTTGTAGTGCAGAAACAGTCGCAAATGGCAATCCGCGTTATTCAACGTTAG
- the ghrA gene encoding glyoxylate/hydroxypyruvate reductase GhrA: MDIIFYHPTFDTAYWIKALSTALPGARVREWKQGDNEHADYALVWHPPVDMLQGRELKAVFALGAGVDSILSKLKAHPEMLPERIPLFRLEDTGMGQQMQEYAVSQVLHWFRRFDDYQALKQQSHWEPLPDYHREDFTIGILGAGVLGSKVAQALAPWGFPLRCWSRSRKAYPGVQSFAGTEELPAFLNGTRVLINLLPNTAETVGIINGALLNQLADQSYLMNLARGVHVVEPDLLSALDNGKLKGAMLDVYSREPLPKESPLWTHPRVAMTPHIAAVTRPAEAVAYIAHTISEMEQGNAVTGHVDRQRGY; the protein is encoded by the coding sequence ATGGATATTATCTTTTATCACCCCACTTTTGATACGGCTTACTGGATTAAGGCACTTTCGACGGCGTTGCCTGGCGCACGTGTTCGCGAGTGGAAGCAGGGGGATAACGAACATGCGGATTACGCGCTGGTCTGGCATCCTCCGGTTGACATGCTACAAGGCCGGGAGCTGAAGGCCGTTTTTGCGCTGGGGGCGGGCGTTGACTCCATTCTGAGTAAGCTCAAGGCTCATCCTGAAATGTTGCCTGAGCGTATTCCGCTTTTCCGCCTGGAAGATACCGGCATGGGCCAACAAATGCAGGAATATGCGGTCAGCCAGGTGCTGCACTGGTTCCGTCGTTTCGATGATTATCAGGCATTAAAACAGCAATCACACTGGGAGCCATTGCCAGATTACCATCGTGAAGATTTCACCATCGGTATTCTGGGGGCTGGCGTTCTGGGGTCAAAAGTGGCTCAGGCGCTGGCTCCATGGGGATTCCCGTTACGGTGCTGGAGCCGCAGCCGCAAAGCCTATCCTGGCGTGCAAAGCTTTGCCGGAACAGAGGAACTGCCTGCGTTCCTGAACGGCACGCGTGTGCTGATTAATCTTTTGCCCAATACAGCGGAAACCGTCGGGATCATTAATGGTGCACTCCTGAACCAACTGGCCGATCAGAGCTATTTGATGAACCTCGCACGCGGTGTTCATGTGGTGGAACCCGATCTGCTAAGTGCGCTGGATAACGGCAAGCTCAAAGGGGCCATGCTGGATGTCTATAGCCGTGAGCCACTGCCTAAGGAAAGCCCTCTGTGGACTCATCCGCGTGTGGCAATGACGCCACATATTGCGGCTGTAACACGTCCGGCAGAAGCGGTTGCTTATATTGCGCATACCATCAGTGAGATGGAGCAAGGTAATGCTGTCACAGGGCACGTCGACAGACAGCGCGGTTACTAA
- a CDS encoding pirin family protein, with protein MKNVTGVYTAPRQHWVGDGFPVRSMFSYQTHGEPLSPFLLLDYAGPYTFPADGEKRGVGEHPHRGFETVTIVYSGEVEHRDSTGKGGVIGPGDVQWMTAGAGILHEEFHSSAFSQKGGELKMMQLWVNLPAKDKMAKPGYQSITRHEIPVVTLSEERGSLRVIAGHYGDITGPAHTFSPLNVWDITLRQGSHLALTQPEGWSTALVVLEGNITVNGTTQAGEAQLVVLSQEGSKLHLEASSDAKVLLMAGAPLNEPIVGYGPFVMNSKTEITEAIRDFNSGRFGQI; from the coding sequence ATGAAAAACGTTACAGGTGTCTATACCGCGCCTCGCCAGCACTGGGTGGGTGACGGCTTCCCCGTCAGGTCGATGTTTTCTTATCAGACTCACGGCGAACCCCTCAGCCCGTTCCTGCTACTGGATTACGCTGGCCCGTACACATTCCCGGCTGACGGAGAAAAGCGCGGCGTGGGCGAACACCCGCATCGTGGTTTTGAAACGGTCACCATCGTCTATTCCGGTGAAGTGGAGCATCGCGACTCCACTGGCAAAGGCGGCGTAATTGGCCCCGGTGATGTGCAGTGGATGACTGCAGGTGCTGGCATTCTGCATGAAGAGTTCCACTCCAGTGCATTCTCGCAGAAAGGTGGCGAGCTCAAAATGATGCAGCTTTGGGTCAACCTGCCCGCGAAGGACAAGATGGCGAAGCCGGGTTATCAGAGCATTACCAGGCATGAAATCCCGGTGGTGACGCTGTCAGAAGAACGTGGATCGCTGCGGGTAATTGCTGGCCATTATGGTGATATTACCGGCCCGGCGCACACTTTCTCGCCGCTAAATGTCTGGGATATTACCCTCCGTCAGGGAAGCCATCTCGCACTGACTCAGCCCGAAGGCTGGAGTACCGCGCTGGTAGTCCTTGAAGGCAACATCACGGTAAACGGTACAACCCAGGCGGGTGAAGCGCAGCTTGTGGTTCTCAGCCAGGAAGGCAGCAAACTGCACCTGGAAGCGAGCAGTGATGCCAAAGTGCTGCTGATGGCTGGCGCCCCTCTGAACGAACCGATTGTGGGCTACGGCCCGTTTGTGATGAACAGTAAAACCGAAATCACGGAAGCCATTCGTGATTTCAACTCCGGCCGCTTCGGCCAGATCTGA
- a CDS encoding DUF1097 domain-containing protein, protein MNILLCIALTTGILSGLWGWVAVSLGLLGWAGFLGCTAYFACPQGGVKGLFISACTMMSGVVWAVIIMKGSALAPHIEILGYVMTGIVAFLMCIQAKHLLLSFVPGTFIGACATFAGQGNWKLVVPSLMLGLVFGYAMKNSGLWLAARRDKAQNITAVRE, encoded by the coding sequence ATGAACATATTACTTTGTATTGCACTCACAACGGGCATTCTCTCCGGACTTTGGGGATGGGTGGCCGTTTCGCTTGGGCTATTGGGCTGGGCGGGATTTTTGGGCTGCACGGCGTACTTTGCCTGCCCGCAAGGCGGGGTCAAAGGGCTGTTTATCTCTGCGTGTACGATGATGAGTGGCGTCGTTTGGGCGGTCATCATTATGAAAGGAAGCGCATTGGCTCCGCATATTGAGATTCTGGGTTATGTCATGACGGGGATCGTGGCCTTTTTAATGTGTATCCAGGCGAAACATCTGCTGCTTTCGTTTGTGCCCGGAACCTTTATTGGTGCATGTGCAACGTTTGCCGGGCAGGGCAACTGGAAACTTGTCGTGCCATCGCTGATGTTGGGTCTTGTCTTTGGCTACGCAATGAAGAACAGCGGCCTCTGGTTGGCGGCCCGGCGGGACAAGGCGCAAAATATCACCGCAGTGAGAGAATAA
- a CDS encoding LysR family transcriptional regulator — protein MQDLNDFVWFVKVVDYGGFAAAGRALDQPKSKLSRRIAQLEDRLGVRLIQRTTRQFTVTEVGQTFYQHCKAMLVEAEAAEEAVAALQAEPRGIVRITCPVTLLHVHVGPMLARFMAKYPGINLQLEATNRRVDLVGEGIDIAIRVRPRPFDDSDLVLRVLADRGHCLVAGPDLIQRMGKPVMPSELSRWPGLSMGEGRQVHKWDLTGSQGAKAEIHYAPRFITTDMLALREAAMAGVGVVQLPILMVKDQLASGELVRVLDEWEPRREVIHAVYPSRRGLLPSVRTLVDFLTEEYARMVEE, from the coding sequence ATGCAGGATCTCAATGACTTCGTGTGGTTTGTGAAGGTGGTCGACTACGGTGGTTTCGCTGCGGCCGGAAGGGCGCTCGATCAGCCAAAATCAAAACTGAGCCGCAGGATTGCACAGCTTGAAGACCGACTTGGGGTGCGATTAATTCAGCGCACCACACGCCAGTTTACCGTTACCGAAGTGGGCCAGACTTTTTATCAACACTGTAAAGCAATGTTGGTGGAGGCTGAGGCGGCGGAAGAGGCGGTCGCGGCGTTACAGGCTGAGCCGCGCGGTATTGTCAGGATCACCTGTCCGGTGACGTTGCTGCATGTACACGTGGGCCCGATGCTGGCGCGCTTTATGGCGAAATACCCGGGAATTAATCTCCAGCTTGAAGCCACCAATCGCCGGGTGGATCTGGTGGGCGAGGGGATCGATATCGCAATCCGCGTGCGTCCACGCCCGTTTGATGACAGCGACCTGGTTTTACGGGTGCTTGCCGACAGGGGACATTGTCTGGTGGCCGGGCCAGATTTAATTCAGCGTATGGGGAAACCGGTTATGCCCTCAGAGCTAAGCCGATGGCCGGGGTTGAGTATGGGGGAGGGGAGGCAAGTTCATAAATGGGATTTGACTGGCTCGCAAGGGGCAAAAGCGGAGATTCACTATGCCCCGCGTTTTATCACGACTGATATGCTGGCGTTACGGGAAGCTGCAATGGCCGGTGTGGGTGTGGTGCAACTTCCCATTTTGATGGTGAAAGACCAGCTTGCGTCAGGTGAGCTGGTCCGGGTATTGGATGAATGGGAACCCCGCCGGGAAGTCATTCATGCGGTGTATCCGTCGAGGCGTGGGCTATTGCCATCCGTGAGGACACTGGTGGATTTTCTGACGGAAGAGTATGCGCGGATGGTGGAGGAGTAA
- a CDS encoding molecular chaperone produces MNEFSILCRILGTLYYRQPQDPLLVPLFTLIREGKLAQNWPLEQDELLERLQKSCDMQQISTDYNALFVGEDCRVAPYRSAWQEGATEAEVRAFLSERGMPLSDAPADHIGTLLLAASWIEDQAGEGESEAIETLFDEYLLPWCGTFLGKVEAHATSPFWKTMASLTRDAIAAMWDDLQEENA; encoded by the coding sequence ATGAATGAGTTTTCCATCCTTTGCCGCATCCTGGGCACGTTGTATTACCGTCAGCCGCAGGATCCGTTATTGGTTCCCCTGTTTACGTTGATTCGTGAAGGTAAGCTGGCGCAAAACTGGCCACTGGAACAGGATGAGCTGCTGGAGCGTCTACAAAAGAGCTGCGATATGCAGCAGATTTCGACCGATTACAACGCGTTATTCGTGGGAGAGGATTGCCGTGTCGCGCCCTACCGTTCGGCCTGGCAGGAAGGGGCGACAGAAGCAGAGGTGCGGGCTTTTCTCTCTGAACGTGGAATGCCGCTTTCGGATGCCCCCGCCGATCATATTGGTACGCTGCTGTTAGCCGCCTCCTGGATTGAAGATCAGGCTGGAGAAGGTGAGAGTGAAGCTATCGAAACGTTATTTGATGAGTATTTGCTGCCCTGGTGTGGCACGTTCCTCGGCAAAGTTGAAGCACACGCGACCTCACCGTTCTGGAAAACAATGGCGTCTCTCACTCGCGATGCGATTGCAGCAATGTGGGATGACTTACAGGAAGAGAATGCATAG
- the phoH gene encoding phosphate starvation-inducible protein PhoH, with amino-acid sequence MGRQKAVIKARREAKRVLRRDSRSHKQREEESVTSLVQMSGVEAIGMARDSRDNSPIVARNDAQAHYLNAIESKQLIFATGEAGCGKTWISAAKAAEALIHKDVDRIIVTRPVLQADEDLGFLPGDISEKFAPYFRPVYDVLVKRLGASFMQYCLRPEIGKVEIAPFAYMRGRTFENAVVILDEAQNVTAAQMKMFLTRLGENVTVIVNGDITQCDLPSGVKSGLSDAMSRFVEDDMVGVVRFTKDDCVRSALCQRTLNAYY; translated from the coding sequence ATGGGAAGACAGAAAGCAGTGATCAAAGCTCGTCGTGAAGCAAAACGTGTGCTGAGACGGGATTCACGCAGCCATAAACAGCGTGAAGAAGAATCGGTCACCTCGCTTGTGCAGATGAGTGGCGTAGAAGCAATTGGCATGGCGCGGGACAGCCGTGATAATTCACCAATTGTGGCGCGCAATGACGCTCAGGCGCACTACCTGAATGCTATCGAGAGTAAACAGCTGATCTTTGCAACCGGCGAAGCCGGATGCGGGAAAACCTGGATTAGTGCAGCCAAAGCGGCGGAGGCTCTGATCCATAAGGACGTGGACAGGATTATTGTCACTCGTCCGGTACTGCAAGCTGATGAAGATCTCGGCTTCTTGCCCGGAGACATATCGGAGAAGTTTGCCCCGTATTTCAGACCGGTTTACGACGTACTGGTGAAACGACTGGGTGCTTCTTTTATGCAGTACTGCCTGCGACCAGAGATTGGCAAGGTGGAAATCGCGCCGTTCGCCTATATGCGCGGACGTACATTTGAAAATGCGGTCGTTATTCTTGACGAGGCTCAGAACGTGACCGCTGCGCAAATGAAGATGTTTTTAACGCGCCTCGGGGAAAACGTGACGGTTATCGTTAATGGCGATATTACTCAATGCGACCTGCCGTCCGGTGTGAAATCTGGACTGAGCGATGCAATGTCACGTTTTGTTGAAGACGATATGGTGGGTGTGGTGCGTTTCACTAAAGATGACTGCGTCCGTTCGGCGCTGTGCCAACGCACGCTGAATGCGTACTACTGA